From the Nitrospinota bacterium genome, the window GGCGAGTTCTGGTCAGTGCCGAGATTGTCCAGCGAGGCGCACCCGGCCATGTACGGAACAACAACGAGCATCAATAGGAATAACTTTTTCATATTAATAACCTTCAACGTTCTGACTGATCCCTATTCTGGCTACATCCTTTTCGAACAGCGATTCAATGAACTTGTTTTCCGGATCGATCTTCATATCAATGCTCCCCGCCGAGATGATCTCCTGGCTTTCAGGGATCACCATGCGTGTGTAAACTTTCACTTCGTCGCCGGTTTTCCTGTATGTTCCGAGGACAACCACATTGGCTTTGTAGTCCCTCCTTATATCTTCTATCTCATCGGACAAAACCGTGCTTCCGATGTTCGGCGTGACCATCAGTTCCCTCGATATTCTAGCTTCTACTACCTTTATCCCGCGTTTGGTCAGCTCTTCTATCAGGTTTTCGCTCACGTATCTGCCAAAGCTGTTCGTGCGGTTCAGATTGTCCAGATCGACGTATGTTGTCACCAGTACTACCATATCGTTCTCGTCTTCAGAAAACTTTTCCAAGATCCTGTAGGACAATTTCTCAATATTGAGCGAGAGCTTTTTCGAAGGCGAGTCGCGCCTGTCGTCTATCGATTCGCGAATCACTATGCTGTTCTTCCTGGCAAAGCGATCAGCTCCCGCCTTAACCTTTTTTTCAAAAAGCGGCGAAACAAGAGGGCCGAGAAATTCATCGTCCGCGATCCTCAAGAGTTGTGAAGCGCTGGAAACTACCTGTCCGTCGTCCGCGCCAAGAAGCATCGCATTCAATAAAAGGTCGCCGCCTACCAGGGTATAACTCCCTACCAATATGAGATCCGCCCTCATTTTCGAGCGGAGCACCTTGAAATCGTTAGATAGCGCAAAGAATCCCGCGTCATCCTTTACGAATATATGGTTTGTTTTCCTCAAGTCGTAAACCTGGAAGTTCTGTTCGGCAAGGCCTATCTGCATCTGCTCAGCGCAAAGTTGCCCGAACACCTCCGCCTTCCCGTATTCGCCAACCGGGAGGAATGTGGTAATAACAACCTTCGTTCTTTCCGGGAGCCTGTCTCTCAACTTTTTCGCAAGACTCTGCGACATCATCCGCATTCTTGATTCGAAGTTTTGGGCATATAACACCTTTGATTTATCAACCTCCGGGGCTGCCTGCATTGGGGCTATCTCTGCCTGCGGATCGCTTCCGAAAGACGCGCATGAAAAGGAAAGAAGCGCCAACGCCAAAAGGATGTTTATTTTTTTCATTGCGAAAAGCCCATCGGTCTAAGGGTTACCACCGTACCGGTCTCAACGTCTCCGATATCCTTTACGTTTATCAGCGCTTGCGCGAATGCGTCCTCTTTCAGCATGAATGTCGCCGTTCCGACTGATATGATCCTTGAAGTATCATGATCGAGCATTCTGATATGTATCGTCAAAA encodes:
- a CDS encoding FlgO family outer membrane protein — its product is MKKINILLALALLSFSCASFGSDPQAEIAPMQAAPEVDKSKVLYAQNFESRMRMMSQSLAKKLRDRLPERTKVVITTFLPVGEYGKAEVFGQLCAEQMQIGLAEQNFQVYDLRKTNHIFVKDDAGFFALSNDFKVLRSKMRADLILVGSYTLVGGDLLLNAMLLGADDGQVVSSASQLLRIADDEFLGPLVSPLFEKKVKAGADRFARKNSIVIRESIDDRRDSPSKKLSLNIEKLSYRILEKFSEDENDMVVLVTTYVDLDNLNRTNSFGRYVSENLIEELTKRGIKVVEARISRELMVTPNIGSTVLSDEIEDIRRDYKANVVVLGTYRKTGDEVKVYTRMVIPESQEIISAGSIDMKIDPENKFIESLFEKDVARIGISQNVEGY